Proteins encoded within one genomic window of Acidobacteriota bacterium:
- a CDS encoding AI-2E family transporter has product MELTTHPRVWRMLAVIAGLLVATLLALMHFKLIFLSLVLGTALILLTERVAETYRHQAARYGLSRGKRWIYGLAMAVFWGVAGYALLAQSMDDLGSALEQITERDRPIVATYIEQLRPYLPEAITTRKLSDEEILRLQRDGLRALTRFLADLPGFFLNCLLIIPLMFYVYFHQKEQIVDTISEAVPARFRGSFTRATRDVATHLRGFFEAKLAESALVGGICAVGFFAAGVRGALALALFAGFLNLVPYLGPVISAIPPLWITLAVDEPHVALYVLATVIIAQIVDNFYIIPFMISDRVKVNPLLNIILILVGARLYGAVGMLFAVPAYLVFKTVLRDAYRELVRLHDPARAVENS; this is encoded by the coding sequence GTGGAACTGACCACCCATCCCCGGGTCTGGCGGATGCTGGCGGTGATCGCCGGGCTGCTGGTGGCCACGCTGCTGGCCCTGATGCACTTCAAGCTGATCTTCCTCAGCCTGGTGCTGGGCACCGCGCTGATCCTGCTCACCGAGAGAGTCGCCGAGACCTACCGCCACCAGGCCGCCCGCTACGGCCTCTCCCGCGGTAAACGCTGGATCTACGGCCTGGCGATGGCCGTGTTCTGGGGCGTGGCGGGCTACGCCCTGCTGGCCCAGTCGATGGATGACCTGGGCTCGGCCCTCGAGCAGATCACCGAACGGGACCGCCCCATCGTCGCCACCTACATCGAGCAACTCCGGCCCTACCTGCCCGAGGCCATCACCACCAGGAAGCTCAGCGACGAGGAGATCCTGCGCCTCCAGCGCGACGGTCTGCGGGCGCTGACCCGCTTTCTGGCCGACCTGCCCGGATTCTTCCTCAACTGCCTGCTGATCATTCCGCTGATGTTCTACGTCTACTTCCACCAGAAGGAGCAGATCGTCGACACCATCAGCGAGGCGGTGCCAGCCCGTTTCCGGGGCAGCTTCACCCGGGCGACCCGGGACGTGGCGACACACCTGCGGGGTTTTTTCGAGGCCAAGTTGGCCGAAAGCGCCCTGGTGGGCGGCATCTGCGCGGTGGGCTTCTTCGCCGCCGGCGTGCGGGGCGCACTCGCCCTGGCTCTTTTCGCCGGCTTTCTGAACCTCGTCCCCTACCTCGGCCCGGTGATCAGCGCCATCCCGCCGCTGTGGATCACCCTCGCCGTGGACGAGCCCCACGTGGCGCTCTACGTGCTGGCGACCGTGATCATCGCCCAGATCGTCGATAATTTTTACATCATTCCGTTCATGATCTCCGACCGGGTCAAGGTCAACCCCCTGCTGAACATCATTCTCATCCTGGTCGGCGCGCGGCTCTACGGCGCGGTGGGCATGCTCTTTGCCGTGCCGGCCTACCTGGTCTTCAAGACGGTGCTGCGTGACGCCTACCGGGAGCTGGTGCGCTTGCACGATCCGGCCCGGGCCGTGGAAAACTCCTGA
- a CDS encoding desulfoferrodoxin family protein yields MPKINYATDITEDMKEAKKDYLDRHTPHVIAPERVRKGEPFAVTVKMGQNYVHPDVDDHHIQTLQLFNGETLLASASYNPGAATGGKDEAKGYTQVTFQISLPRKGKLTAMSYCTKHGLWVSEEKVVEVE; encoded by the coding sequence ATGCCCAAGATCAACTACGCCACCGACATCACCGAAGACATGAAAGAGGCGAAAAAGGATTACCTCGATCGCCACACCCCCCACGTGATCGCCCCCGAGCGGGTCCGGAAGGGCGAGCCCTTCGCAGTCACGGTGAAGATGGGCCAGAACTATGTCCACCCCGACGTGGACGACCACCACATCCAGACCCTCCAGCTCTTCAACGGCGAGACTCTGCTGGCCAGCGCCAGCTACAACCCCGGCGCCGCCACCGGCGGGAAGGACGAGGCCAAGGGCTACACCCAGGTCACCTTCCAGATCAGCCTCCCGCGCAAGGGCAAGCTGACGGCCATGAGCTACTGCACCAAGCACGGCCTGTGGGTCAGCGAAGAGAAAGTCGTCGAAGTCGAGTAG
- a CDS encoding sterol desaturase family protein yields MAPLPTLESIDIFSRQGETVVALGRTTIWLAALLALSILETLWPRRPRHQPRAVRWPTNLALPVIGTLVVRLFAPLAPVAMAAWTQAHHGGLLPLLPGPRWLPEVIALVLLDLAIWLQHLAFHHLPFLWRWHLVHHTEEDLDATSGTRFHPAETLISAFYKLLVIAVLGPAPETVILFEILLNLLAVFNHANLALPASWDRALRLLIVTPDMHRTHHSVIRREQDSNFGFNLSLWDRLFGTYVADPRGGQRGLRLGVRGVDPSRGRSLLAALALPLRPDPRHADADQPTGGGGGGGGGGAS; encoded by the coding sequence ATGGCGCCCCTGCCGACCCTCGAATCCATCGACATCTTCTCGCGCCAGGGCGAGACCGTCGTCGCCCTCGGGCGCACGACGATCTGGCTGGCGGCCCTGCTGGCACTGTCGATCCTCGAAACCCTGTGGCCCCGCCGGCCGCGCCACCAGCCGCGCGCGGTACGCTGGCCGACCAACCTGGCCCTGCCGGTGATCGGCACCCTGGTGGTGCGCCTTTTCGCTCCCCTGGCACCGGTGGCGATGGCCGCCTGGACCCAGGCCCACCACGGCGGCCTGCTGCCCCTGCTGCCGGGTCCGCGGTGGCTGCCGGAGGTCATCGCCCTGGTCTTGCTCGACCTTGCGATCTGGCTCCAGCACCTGGCCTTCCACCACCTTCCGTTCCTCTGGCGCTGGCACCTGGTGCATCACACCGAAGAGGACCTGGACGCGACTTCCGGCACGCGCTTCCATCCGGCGGAGACGCTGATCTCGGCCTTCTACAAGCTGCTGGTGATCGCGGTCCTCGGCCCGGCCCCGGAAACGGTCATCCTCTTCGAGATCCTGCTCAACCTGCTGGCGGTCTTCAACCACGCCAATCTGGCCCTGCCCGCGAGCTGGGACCGGGCGCTGCGACTCCTGATCGTCACGCCGGACATGCACCGCACGCACCATTCGGTGATCCGCCGCGAACAGGACTCCAATTTCGGTTTCAACCTTTCCCTGTGGGACCGGCTCTTCGGCACCTACGTCGCCGATCCCCGAGGCGGACAGCGCGGCCTGCGCCTGGGGGTCAGGGGCGTCGACCCCTCGCGGGGCCGGAGCCTCCTGGCCGCCCTGGCCCTGCCCCTGCGACCCGATCCCCGGCACGCCGACGCGGATCAGCCCACGGGCGGCGGGGGCGGCGGGGGCGGCGGGGGCGCGTCGTAA